TGTTGGTTCAGTCGATAATATTCATTATACCTTTCTTGGTTTAACACTTTTAAATCTTGTACTTCTTGGTCTAATTTCTTTATTTCAAGTTCAAGCTTTAGGTTGCGAGTCTGCATTTTTTTTAGTAGTATCTGTTCATTGCTCTCTTCCATGAAGAAATTTCTCCAATCTTGAAGCGTGTGTAGAATATCCAAAATGTTTTTCCAAGTAATCCAATCCTTTTTCCACCTGGTCATCATATAATTCACGGTCATTCATTAGAAGGTGTATTTTATCTTTCACCTCTTCAGGTTCTGCATATATTGCAGCTTCTTGAAAAAGTTCCTCATAAAAGGGTGGAATAATTACTGGTACGCCTGTTGCCATAGCTTCAAAAATAACTCTTCCAAATGCCTCCACCCAATCTTTATGTGTATAATAAACAAACACATCTAGTTCTTTTAAGAAAGCTTGGGGAGTAATCTCTCCAAATTCATATACCGTCCAATTTGGAGGTATTTCACCTAATATTTTTTTAGGCGACTTTGCACCACCAAGTATTTTAACATCAAAGTCGTTAGAATAAACCTGTAATATTCCTTGACTAGACTCTGGCCATTTAACATACTGATCACGAGAATGGCGTCCAATCCGAATTCTGTTTGCATGCTGTGGCCGCTTCTCTCTTTTCCACTTTATAACATCTATAATATTTGACCAATCTATGGGCATTAGTTTAATATTTACTAACTCTTCTTTATGAAACTCATCCAATACCTCTCTTACTTTTGGTCCAATCGGATACCAATAAGCATTTTTGCCGAAATATTCATATAAGTTAGTTGCGCAAGTTTCAAAGTCGTACAGGGTTACACCAGAATCCCCATAATCCCTTTTTGGAGGTTGATTAATAATTACATGTATACTATCTGCTTTAACGTTTGGTATATAACGTTGAAATTCTTGTAAGACAGGGGGATGTCTTATAATGAGAACATCACAACTAACTTCTTCTCCGTAGACAATCATTTGGACAGTTTCTCCATCTATTAACTCCCGGATCTTTAAGTTAGTTGCTCCAACCGTATTTATATCAAATCGATTCATTTGAATGAGACCGGTTTTTAACCCTATCTTTTTTTGTGCTTTTATTTCCTCCGCATTAGACATGTTAGTGCCACCTAATAATCGGAATTCTGAGGCGATAATAACATCAAAATGCTTTGTATTTTTCATTCTATCTGGCTTCATGGGTTCAGGTACTGGAAACAAACGTTTTTTAAGTGGGAAATCATAGAATAAGTTATTACCATTCATTTCATGATAGTAATCATGTGCCTCAGCATATTCTTTCCGCGCTCCCATAAAAAAGCCAGGGAATCCAAAAGCAGAATGACCTGTCAGGGAAGTTTCTGATTGCCGTTGGAAAGATAAAGGGCCAGTTTTTAAAGATACAATTGACTTCTCACCAAATACCTTCTTAATTCTTTTAACATATTCAGAATCCCCTCCGAACCTTACGGAATCCCAATAGCCTATTTTGGAGAATACAGTCTCTTTTCTAAACATAAAAGAAGACATGTTAGGAAAAGCGTATATCCCAGGCTTACCTCTTCTATAAAAAGTTAGATTGTTTGTAGTTCTCGCCTGCTGAGAAAAATTACCCACTATATCTGAGTGTTTAAGAAGATGGACAACCTGGGTTTCAATTTTTTGAGGATGAGACCAATCGTCTGCATCATTAATAGTAATAAATTCACCAGTCGCTTGTTTTAAAGCTAGATTTCTTGAGGCATATGCCCCTCCATTTGTAGGAGCCTTTATTAGACTAATCCTTGCATCAAGCCTCGCATACTCTTCAACTATTCTCACTGTAGCATCACTAGAACAATCATCAACTACCAATATTTCAATATTACTCCACGTTTGATTTCGCAAAGAATTAATGGAAGTTTCAATTAGATCTTCTGCATTATATGCAGGTACAATAACTGTCACTTTCGGCCCGGATGATAGTGATGTTTGTTTAGAATCACTACTTAATTGATCATATAATGGTGAAGCATTCTGCTTAAGTTTAACCTGTGAATAGTCATATAAATCGAATGCTTTGTTAATCCAAACTAACTTCTTTGAAGAGGAGGTTTCAATACTTGCTAATGCTAAATACAAGTCTTCGTGCTTTTGCTTTTTTAAGACATTAGTTAAAACCTCTCTGGCGGCTTCTAGTTCACCTAGAAGTCTGTAACTTTCCGCAGAAAGTATTGCAGCTCTTCTAATTAAATCTTTATCTTTCTCTTTTTTTATTGCTATTTCTAGATATTGCAAACATAACAATGCGCTTTCTTTAGTATATTGATTTGCATACCATGTAGCTATTTCCCAAGATGCTAATTTGCGCTTGAAAATATCTTCTGCATTTGCACATATATATTTTAGTTCTTCGAGTGCTTTTTCTGTAAAACCCAAACTATTAAGTTTATGTTTTAATCTTTCAATTTCTCTTAATGATTTTCTTTTCTGTCCTGGAGAAATAGCATTTTTAATGGAGCTTTTTTGCTTATTTGTTAGTAAGTTGGATAAGTGTTTTTTTTTGCTTTCACTTAAGAATGTATATAGGAACCAATCGATAACATTGACCGACATTTTTTTAAAACCGAAAATTGAGACCACCGCCAGATTTTTTATCACTTAAACAGAACAAAAAGCTACATTTTAGTAGCTTTATGGTAAAAAGAATCTATACGTATAATAACACAAAAAAATACAGATTTAGACAACATCTATAAAATTCAAACACCCATTTTGTGTATTAGAAACCACATTATTGTAACTTGGGTGTTTTTTGGAAGTTTGTTAATGAGATTTTTGCTTAATTAATGCCATTTTACTTCTTTTGAAGCGATACGAAAGCTCAGGGAAGACGTTTCGCTCTAATATTTCTCCATACCACTCCTGTAGTTTTGAAGCTTCATTATCCCAATTTAAATGCTTTTTAACAGCTTGTTGGCCATTAATGCCCATTCTTTCAGCTTCTTCAGGATTATTTTTCAGGTATTCTATTGCCTCTTTAATTTGGTTGTTATCAAGAGGGTTTACTGCTATTCCACAATTATATTTTTCCACAAGCTCTTTCCAAGCCGGAAAATCAGAACAAATAATAGGAAGGCCCGCACTCATATATTCAAAGAATTTCGTTAGTTCCTTTTTCATATAGTGCTCTGTTGGTGGGAATAAAGCTAGCCCTGCCAACCATTCTCCATTTTGATATTGGAGATCAATTTCATCCTTAGGTACATACCTTCCCTTTCCTTCAATGAAGAGTCTGTCTTTTTTGTTTCCGGCTATTTCATTCATTTCCCTTGCTAAACTGTTCGGGCATTTACCAAAGAAGTGAACCGAGATTTTTTCATCCAAAGAAGGTAATTGCGCATGTATAGCGGCACCCCTATCTTGAGATATATTTCCTGTATAAATCAATTTAGCAGTTGAATTGTTGTTTCTTTTTAACTTATATTCAGTTTTTATTGTGTTTTCTTCTATTATAGGATAGTTAAGAACACATTCACCATTTGGATACTTTTCTTTATAATATTTCTCTGCTAGACATAATTCTAAGTTGAAAGAGAGTACTTTTTCAGCAAATTTAAAACCCTTAGACATTAATAGTCTAATTGGCTTCTTTAGATATTCCTTTTGCATAATACTAGTTTCATAGTCTTCATGTATATCGTAGACTACAACGTTCCCCTTTTTCTTCAACAACCACGCAACCAAAAGCAATTCAGGATCATGGATATGGTAAATATCAGCATTTAGACTGCGGGCTTGTTTTAATGCTTCTAAAGTTGATAAAACTACTCGCTTAATACGCGATTTTCTCTTTTTAATCGATAAGATATTAATAGGGCTTTCAACCTGTACATCCTCTTCCTCTGGTACAATAAGAGTGACATCAAACCCCGCTTTGTGTAGAGACAGACATTCCTTATAATAAATCCTTGGATCTAATGGATGATGCACAGTTGTAATATGAACTACCTTTTTATCTTTAAAATCCATACCCCTTTTTACACTCCTCAGTGATTATCCCTTTTATGATAACTTATTACATCACAAAATACTTCTTCGTATTTTTTTACGATAATTTCCGCATTAAATTCTTTTGCCCTTGTATAACCTTGATCAACCATTTTTTTATAAGACTTAGGTGCAAGTGTAAGAACTCTTAGCATCTCCCTTGCTAAGCTCTCTTCGTCTGCAACTTCACAAAGCACTCCGTATTTCCCTTTATCCAACACTTCTTCTGGCCCAGACAAGCAATTAGTTGAAACAACCGGAAGTCCTGTGGCCAAGGCCTCAGCAATCACGTGACTGAACCCCTCATGGATGGAAGATAAAACAAAAAGGTCGGATTCTCTCATATATGTATAAGGATTTTTTTGAAACCCAACAAAATGAACATTACCGTGAACCCCTAACTCTTTTGCGTATTCTATCAATTCATTTTTGAGAGGTCCTTCTCCAAGGATAACCAACCTACAATTCAAGTCTTTTACTACTATGGAAAAAGCTTTAAGTAATGTTTTGTGATCCTTTTGGGGAACTAATCTACCCGCGGTCATAATAGTTTTACAATCTCCTTTTGTGAAAATATACCTATGCATAGGACATATTTCCGCCTCTGTGAGTTTATTTTTAATCACAGCTAGGTCTATAGGGTTATATATTACTTTAATTCTATCCGCTTTTACTTTATATCGATTAATTAAATTAACTTTCACGCCTTCAGAAAGAGATATTATTTGAGATGATAATTTATAAATAGCACCAAATGCCAATAGCCTTAAATTCTCAGTAAAACTACCTCCAAGATTATCAGCTTCTCTTATTACATTTTTTGCTTTGGAAAACGATAGTAAGTTTGCAATAATCGCAATTGTATTAACTCTCGGGATGGTACTGAAAACAATATCTATTTCTTCGGTTCTAATTAACTTTGATAGACTGAATATAGATCTACTTAACCTTTTTGTATTTAATTTTATTACCTTCACATCTGACTTTAATTCTGTTTCATAAGAACCTTCATAATTTAAAGTCACCAGTACAGGGCTGAACCTTTCCCGATCCAGATTATTGATAATATTAAGGAGCGTACGTGCTGCTCCACCTGCACCCATTTGATATATAAAAAATAACACTCTTATTTTCTTCAGTTTTATTCTACCTTTCTTAAAAGCAATTTACTCTACAAATGTTGAAAAATATCAAAATTACACTTATTATGCCGTTTTTATAATAACAAAAATACTTTCATTAATAAACACTAATTTCATATTTTTTACAATAAATTTTCAATCCGCTTACAGAGTAATAGGGTGTGTATTACTTTATAAAAATAAAATGCCCTTGTAAAAAAACAAGGGCGTGAAGATAAGTGTTTACATTAATTTGAAATTACCAATGTATATTTCGTGTTTGTTGTTATAAATCCGTATGTTCCGTTGTAGTCTACCTTATACCACCAGCTATTATATTTTTCAATTAATGGCACACTTTGACTTCCTTCTAAAATTCCTAATTTTTCACCACCTGTACTAGGACTTCCGTATATTGTTACCCAGCCACCATTTGTCTTTACTACTGGTCCTTCATATACCTCTTCAGGTATCTCACCAATCAACTGTGTATATTTCGTATTTGTCGTGATATAGCCGGTTTTGCCATTGTATTCTACTTCATACCACCAGTTATTGTATTGAGAAAGTACCGTTACTGCTTGATGGCCTTCTAATACTCCTAATTTTTCGGCACTAGTACTCGGGCTCCCAAAGATACTTACCCATCCACCAGTTGTCTTAATTACCGGACCTTCATATTCCTCTTCCGGTATCTCACCGATCAACTGTGTATATTTCGTATTTGTCGTGATATAACCTGTTTTGCCATTGTATTCTACTTCATACCACCAGTCATTGTATTGAGAAAGTACCGTTACTGCTTGCTGGCCTTCTAATACACCTAGTTTTTCACTACTAGTACTTGGATTCCCAAAGATACTTACCCATCCACCAGTTGTCTTGATTACCGGACTATCATATTCCTCTTCCGGTATTTCACCGATTAACTTTGTATACTTTGTATTTGTTGTAATATAGCCAGTTTTACCATTGTATTCTACTTCATACCACCAGTTGTTGTATTGAGAAATCACCCCTACTACTTCATGACCTTCTAATGCTCCTAATTTTTTACTGCTAGTACTTGGGCTCCCAAAGATACTTACCCATCCACCAGTTGTCTTAATTACCGGACCTTCATATTCCTCTTCCGGTAACTCTCCAATCAACTTCGTATATTTCGTATTTGTTGTAATATAGCCAGTTTCACCATTGTATTTAACTTCATACCACCAGTTGTTGTATTTCCTAATAAGAGGAGCTTTCTCAGTATCACTTAAATTACCAAGCCTTTCACTTTTTAGACTAGGCCCTTTAAACACTCCTACCCATTCACCATTAGTCATAATTACAGGACCATCATAATCTATCTCTTCTACAGGTTCTTCATTCTTAAGATTAGTATATTTAGAATTAGTAGTTATGTATCCTACTTGATTTTCAAACTGAATTTCATACCAGTATTTGTTATATTGTCTTATATATGGAGCCTCTTCCCCAAATTGCAGGTTCCCTAATTTACCACTATTAATACTTGGTAATTCGTAAACTGATACCCAACCATAATTTGTCATGACTATTGGATTTGTGTTTACAGGTTGCTCAGGTACTTCTGGTATAATTATTTCATTTTGAGGAGGCAACACATAACTTTCAGGAATAACAGGCTCTTTTTCAATATGTTTGGAAAATTCCTTAGTAGGGTCCGTCGAACCTTCTGGTAGGACTCTTTGAACAGAAAAAAGGTTCTCCCCAAACCAGTAATCAAAGTTATTAATTATTCCAAGTGCAGTTGGGTTATCGGGCGCAGTTCCAATTACAGCAGGTTGCCCATTTAGTTCTCCCATATAAATCGCTACATGCGATATATACTTCGTACCATCTTCTTCAAAGTCCCACCACGTTAAAATATCACCTATTCGAAGATTTTCCATACCTTCTAATTTCCATTTTCCATCTATATTAATAGGTTTAACTCCCTCTACAGGGGTGCCTACCGTTGCATAGTTTCTTGAAACATCTGTAATGATAAAATTAAAATCACCAAAAACTAGTTTTGTAAACTCTGAACAGTCCATCACTCCATGATAATGATATGACAGCAATCCATGGCCATAAACAGAATAACCATTCTCCATATACCAAATTGCTCTTTCTATTACCTTACCCGCTAAACTATTTTCTAAATGTCCGTATTTTTCACGATATTGATTAATAAGTAAACGTTCGTTAGACTCATAATCAGCAAGATTTTGATTATAAAGTTCTATTGCTTGTTCTGTTGTATACAGAGGTGTAACAGGTAATGCAGCATTAATTTGTTTTGGCTGAATAATAAGAGAAAAAATTAAAAGTACGCATAAAACTAGTTGCTTCACGTCTTCACTTCCTTCATTAAATTTACTACGTTATCCTAACGGGTAAAACTTAACATATTTCAAGCTATTCATAGTAATTATACTATAATAAATCAATAGTTTTACATTTTTTTCACAGTCTTACAGTTCATCGCCCTCATATATGAGTTTCATAGTAGATTTTGTTATATCGTGAATCAAATAAAAGCCCCAACTCCTTTATAGAAGTTAGGGCTCTCTTTCAGATATGTTCTTTTATAACCTCCAAAGAGTAACCCCTTCAGGGCATTCCTCTTTTGGCAATTTACTTTTTATATCTACAACGACTCCTTTGCCGTCTTTCAGGAGCGTTCCAAATTGACTCCAGCCTTTCTCTACATAAACCGTATGTGGAACTGCGAAAATAACAGCATCGGCCGGCTCAAGTGCATCGTAGTCAATTAATTCAATTCCATACTCTTTGTAAGCATCTTCCTTTTCAGATAATGCGTCCGTAACTTGCACCTCAATGCCGAACTCTTTTAGTTCATCAATTACATCGATTACTCGAGAGTTGCGCAGATCCGGGACATTCTCTTTGAACGTCAGTCCAAGGATGGTTACTTTTGCACCTTGGATGGTCATTTTTTTGTGTATCATTTGTTTAATAAGAGAAGTTGCAATAAACTTCCCCATGTTACCGTTGATACGGCGGCCAGATAGAATAACTTCTGGGTGATAGCCAACACTTTCTGCTTTAGATGTCAGATAGTATGGGTCTACTCCAATACAATGCCCTCCAACAAGGCCAGGAGAGAACGGCAGGAAGTTCCATTTTGTACCTGCTGCCTTTAGTACTTCTTCCGTGTCAATATCAAGGCGGTCAAAGATTAGTGCTAGTTCATTCATAAGAGCAATATTGACATCACGTTGCGTGTTTTCTATAACCTTAGCAGCTTCTGCAACTTTGATAGAGCTTGCACGGTACACACCAGCTTCTACTACTGAATTATAAACAGCTGCCACTTCTTCCAAAATCTCTTCATTCTGACCTGAAACAACCTTTGTAATTGTTCTAAAAGTACGTTCTTTGTCACCAGGATTTATTCGTTCAGGAGAATAGCCAATGAAAAAGTCTTCTCCTCCTTTTAAGCCAGAACGCTCTTCTAAGATCGGCAAGCAAACTTCTTCTGTCGCACCAGGATAAACGGTGGATTCATATACCACAATAGCTCCTTTTGACAGGTTGCTACCAACTGTTTCAGAAGCTTTGACAAGCGGCGTCAAGTCTGGTTGATTGTTTTGATTGATTGGAGTTGGTACTGCAACAATAATGAAGTCTGCCGCTTTTAGAGCAGACGCATCCATTGTGAAATCAATATCCGCTTTTGCAAGTTCTTCAGGTGATACCTCGTTCGTATAGTCTATTCTTTGTTTCAAGGTGTTTATTCTATGTTCATTTATATCAAATCCAATAATTCTATGGCTTTTGCCGAATTCCACCGCTACAGGTAATCCCACGTAACCTAATCCGACTACAGCAATCTTCTTGTTCATTAAGTTATATCCTCCTTGGATGAATAGCTTCATCAACTAATTGGTTCTATATAAAAAAGGAAAGTTTGATTTAAAATATATAGAAAAGTATCCGAAAAAACAAGTTTCACTCTAATGTCCTATTATAAGTACAACCTTAACGAAAATCCACTTTCACCCCTTAATGTAATGTGAAAGTAATATTGGGCCTTCTTATGTAAATTTCCCTACTTATTATTCACCAAATCTACAAAAAGTTACAATATAAAGAAGTAAATGACTGTTCCTATATTGTATAAATGTCGGAATACCCATATAATTAACTGTACGATTATTAAAAAAAGGAAGAGTGCTGAATGTTCAAGAAAAAATGGTTCGTTTTTTTAGTTAGTATTTTAGGCATTGCTACTATAGGGGTTGGAATTTTTGCTTTCAGTGTCTATAAATCTCTCGAAAGTACTGTAACTTCCATGCATACCCCATTAGAAAGACCAAGTTCTGAAAAAAGGCCTTCTGAAGTTGATTTCAGCCAAAAAGACCCTTTAGCATTCCTAATTCTAGGAGTGGACGAAAGACCTGGCGATAAAGGGCGCTCAGATTCCATGATCGTATTGACAGTAAACCCGAACGATAAATCAATGCAGATGGTCAGCATTCCTCGTGATACAAGAACGGAGATTATCGGAAAAGGATTTGACGACAAAATTAATCATGCTTATGCATTTGGTGGACCGGAAATGTCCATAGCGACTGTAGAGAATTTTTTAGATATCCCGATTGATTATTTTGTCCAAGTCAACATGGAAAGCTTTAAAGATATTGTAGATGCCGTTGGCGGAGTAACCGTAAACAATAAACTAGAGTTCAGTCAGAGCGGACATCATTTTCCATTAGGGGAAATTGAGCTGAATGGTGAAGAAGCATTAAGTTTTTCTCGCATGCGTAAATTAGATAGCGACTTTGGTCGCCAACAAAGACAACGAGATATTATTCAAGGTGTAATCAACAAAGGTGCTTCCATCTCTTCGGTCACTAAGTTTGATGATATTCTTGACGTCTTGGGTAACAATGTTCGAACAAACCTAACTTTCAATGAAATGATCGATATCCAGAGTAATTATAAAGAGGCACGTCATAACCTTTCCCAACATCAATTAACAGGGTCAGGCACAAGAATTAATAATATCTATTATCTAATTGTGGCAGAAAAAGACCGTCTCGAAATTTCTAACCAATTGAAAAAACATCTTGAACTTGATTCAGAAATCGCTAGTAATAACTAAAAAAGGAGAGGGAACCGCTTTATATTGCGGGTGCCCTCTCCTTTTTATAATCATCCTAATAAGCCGAACAACTTCTTCTTTTTAATTCTCTCAGGGATTTCCTTCACGATCATCGAACCTTCCACTAACAGTTCTGCATTTTCCATTAGTAGAAATTTCGCCTCGGTTCCACACTCTTTTTCTATAACCCTATATGCCTCAGTCATATGAAAATTTCTATTCTTAAGGTTATGCGCATCAGATGCGACCAGATGGGTAAGGTTTGCGTCTATTAAGTCCAGAGAAAACTTCTTAATCTTCTTCCCGAACTTACCTGCTATACTCGCAGCTGTCACCTGTGTACAGGCACCCTTTTTCACTAATTGATATATCTTTTCTGGGTTTTCAATCAATTCTGCATTTCGCTCAGGGTGCACAATGATAGGAGTTAATCCTTTTAACTGGATATCATAAATGATTTTTTCCGTATAAAGAGGCACTTGGCTCGAAGGGAGTTCGATAAAAACATACCTATCTGTATTGTTAATAGTTAGCAACTCATCTCTTTCATATTGTTCAAATAGTTCCCCTGAAATTCGGCATTCCTGTCCTGGTAGAATAGTTATATTAATACCTTCCTTGGCTAATCGCTCGTTAAGCTCCTTAACCTTTTCCAAGATCTCTATTTTCGAATTCATGTATTGCCCATTATTATGATGGGGAGTAGCAACTATTTTGGTTATTCCCTCTTTCACAGCAGCCCTGGCCATCTCCAGGCTCTCAGTCATATGTCTTGCTCCATCATCAGCAGCCGGAAGTATATGGCAATGAACATCAATCATTTTTTCCCCTCCAAATATAGTGCTTTTGTACTATCTATCGTTCTTTATATAGTCTACCTTTATATTATCATAGTAGAGAATCATTGAGAATGGGTGTATTTTGTCGAATTAAGTAAATACAGTACTTTTTTCATCTTTTTAAAAAATACGAGATTGCGTAAATATTATATCAATATAAGAAAATAATACTTTTCCATTCTATATTACGCATGTTTTTCTTAGTTTTCCTTAATAAAAAGTTTTTGCAAATAACTACTTTCTAACTATTAAGATTTTCCGGCTCTTGTCGATAAAGAGGAAAAATAAAAAACACCCCGCAAGGTGTTATTATCTTGAATCAACAGGTTTTGCATATAAAATATATCTTTCCGGCGCCGCACCAGTTAGAGTAAAGGGATAACATGTGGTGAGAAGCAGATCTTCCTTTTCCTTTTGAAGGGTAATAACTGTTCTGTCATCTTCATCCACTATCTTAGAGTCATAGATTTCATACATATATTCCCCATATGGCATATTCACATAAAATTTATCACCGATTTCCAGTTCACCCAAGCGAAGGAAAACAGTATCTCTATGCCCTGATAACACGTTTTGCCCCACTTCACCTGGATAAGATGCACCTTTATAGTGCCCTACTCCCTTTTCCAGCTCTGCAGGGTCCGTTCCTTCTACTATTGGCAGCTCGGCTTCAAGTCTAGGTATTTTCAGCAGTCCGACTACTTCTCCTGTCTCAGGTGCAAAATCATCGGGCTTTTTCGGACGGTCTTTTTTATCTGGTGTATCCTTTTCGCCCACCATTCCCTTAGTTATAGAAACAGCATCTTTAAGGGCCGCCTCCGTTTTTCTATCCATACTGATTTTTTCAAATAGGCCATACCCTATAAAGGAAATACCGGTAACAATAAACAGAAATGCTACAATCATTCCTTTTTTCAACTTGTCCTGTCTCCTCTTCATTCTTTTTTTCTTTATTATATTTATTCTATCTGTTATACGGAAGACATCAACCACCTATTGTTCGACAAATTATAGGACTCTATCAAACACTCCAGACAGATTTCTCATTAAAATAGGCAGGAATGCGGCAAAAAAATGCAGCCCTATCAAAGCAAAATAATAAAACTTAAACCTAGCCAACTTAAATACAAGCGGAATGATTACAAGAAGAATACCCGCTACGCTAATTAAAGAATAAATCATGGTCCCTTGAGTTTCCCCATAAGTTACAAGTAAATAAAAGAACCCCACGATACTAATATTGTAGATTAATAATATTAGTGAAAGTGCAAAGCATATGAAATTAGCAGTTCTCTTAAAAAATGATTTCCAATCGATATTTTTCATCGTTCAATATCCCCCTATAAAACACCATTCTTATGTCTATTTCTATAGTTCGATATATAAGTACATTTTCCCTGTTTTTTTCCTAATTTCGAAGTAAATATTGTCGAATTTAAAAAAGACCCGTAGAAAGGGTCTCATTAGATGCTGATAAAGGTCGTATAGCCTTGGGATCTTAAAGTCGCAGCCAAACGGTCTGCGTTTTCTTTTTGCGAGAACGCTCCTGCCTGTACCTTGTATAGATTATCTTCTCTGAACACAAATGTGTTAAAGCCTTTTCTGTTAAGTTCTGTGGCAAGGCTGTCTGCGTTTTCCTTTGCACGGAATGCCCCTACCTGCACCTTGTATACCCTTGTTACCGGGGGTGTTGTTGGTTTTAGCTTTAAGTTGAAATATTCTACTAAGCCACCGGCAATGGCCAAGGCACAAGTTCTACGGTAGCTATCCGTTTTCAACAACTGTGCTTCTGGGTAGTAAGTCATAAAGCCACACTCACAAAGAATAGATGCCATCGTTGTTTCGCGGAGAACATGGAAATTGGCTGATTTAATGCCTCTATCTCTTCTACCTGTTGCTTGGATGAGTCTGCGGTGGACCATATTGGCGAGGCGATTGGAATTTGGGGACTGAACAATAGGTGTATATGTTTCTATTCCTTGAGCCGTATTCCATCCTCCATTACCAAATGCATTTGCATGAATGGAGACAAACGCTCGTGCCCCCCAGGCATTTGCTCTATCTGTGCGTTCTTGCAAAGGAACATCCCTATCGTCTGAGTGAGTGAAAAGCACCTCCACATCTTGATAGCGCAGTAATTCCTGTCTTGTATATTGGGCAACCACCCTATTGAACTCATATTCTCTCATTCCATCAGGTGTACGCTTTCCAGGGGTACTGTATCCATGGCCTGCGTCTAACACTATTTTCATACATTCCACCTCTTTCTACAATTTTAGACCATTTGTACTATTATCATATGTCCCATTTGTAAAAGATTTACAAAAACAGGCATATGACCTGTCCACCTCCTTGTAACTTTTTATATAATTAAACGTCTAACTATACAAAGAAGGGTATGGGTCATATATAGTTGTGTAAGAGGAAGAAACGGCTCATTCGATAAGTCCATACCACCAAAACGGAGGTTGAACTATGTATAAAATAACGTCATTACTACTAATGTTACTGATACTGTCTTCATGTGGAACGACGAAAGACTCTTCCCAAGGTAGTCCTGATTCTTCAGATGGAAAAACACCAGTAAGTGAAGGGACGAATGTAGATGATTCTTCTACAGATCCAAAAGAATCAAAAGATCCTATCAAATCAAAGGAAGAAACTAGAAAGAAGCTAGAAACAAATAAGTTAAATAAAGAAGAATTGGCTGTTCATGTTGACCGAACAAACCGTGACTTCCTTTTCAAGGTTACTAACGACAAAGAGGAAGA
This window of the Sutcliffiella horikoshii genome carries:
- a CDS encoding N-acetylmuramoyl-L-alanine amidase, yielding MKIVLDAGHGYSTPGKRTPDGMREYEFNRVVAQYTRQELLRYQDVEVLFTHSDDRDVPLQERTDRANAWGARAFVSIHANAFGNGGWNTAQGIETYTPIVQSPNSNRLANMVHRRLIQATGRRDRGIKSANFHVLRETTMASILCECGFMTYYPEAQLLKTDSYRRTCALAIAGGLVEYFNLKLKPTTPPVTRVYKVQVGAFRAKENADSLATELNRKGFNTFVFREDNLYKVQAGAFSQKENADRLAATLRSQGYTTFISI
- a CDS encoding BsuPI-related putative proteinase inhibitor, giving the protein MYKITSLLLMLLILSSCGTTKDSSQGSPDSSDGKTPVSEGTNVDDSSTDPKESKDPIKSKEETRKKLETNKLNKEELAVHVDRTNRDFLFKVTNDKEEDAEIHFSSGQEYDYVVYDESGSEVKRFSEGMMYTQAIKEMILAPGESLEYPIPYSDLTASLPPGEYTIQFIFTDSNHHATAKETFTVE